The Lathyrus oleraceus cultivar Zhongwan6 chromosome 5, CAAS_Psat_ZW6_1.0, whole genome shotgun sequence genome includes the window ccgaatcttgaagtacttgagcagtcctccacaggtcaGTAGGATTCCGCCTCTTCGAAATAATagcttaaactaaattaaataaatcGTAGTAGTTCCctagtgtaggaaactactactttggctaaatgaaaggcggaaaggaaaaggggaaaatcaaagctctgaacggTAAAAGAAAATTAATGTTGCTGAAGAGAGGTAAAAGACAAAGTAGAATTGCTGTGAAAAAAATGCAGAGAGAAAAAGGTCTTCAAGGTTGGCTTCTAAAAGAAAAATTAAGCATCATCACTGTTTCCAACTTCCGTCTTTTTATATCCCCCCATTAGGTCTTGGCAGTTGAGAGAAACAAGgatgacttggttgagtgaggaAATCACGGGCAAGTGGCTGACCAACGAGAATTTAGGCCTGTTGGGTCACTTCTGTTGACTATTTCGAGGCgctgattttggccgcgtgacgttcgtgATGGGCCTGTGATGGTCGTCACAGGCTGGGCGTGCCGGTCGTGACATGatttgtgacggtcgtcacatccACAATTTTTGTGTTCTGTGTTTTTCTGTTTTTCTGCTGctttctcttctgtttcttcttcttttccttccttttctatactttgctcatttaagcatgggGATTGAAATACCTACAAAAATAACTTGAACACTTGCAaaataatcggaatataaatgaaaatGTTACGATTTTTaagtgtaaatcaaggcaaatatacgatgtatttCGCGTTATCATACGGCAAAGTCCGAAAGCCGCATAGTTGTGTGGAGTCATATAGATGAGCTCACCCAACTTAAGGTGCATTTCAACCAAATCTCCCTCTAGATAATGTACATCATAAACTGCAAAAGTACCAAGACAACCTTCCACCATGTTGATAGAAGCTCCTCCATGTTGAGGTAGTGGATTGACTTGTACATTTGGATTGACATCTCTGAAAGATAGAATGCCGCTTTTGATCAATATTTGGACGTCAAACTTCAAGCCATAATAGTCTTCTAGATTATGTTCGGGTGCCCCTTGGTGGTAAGCGTAAAACTGGTCAGCCTTGTACCAATACGGAGGTTTCTCCGGAATAGGGGGAGGAGTCCTAGTTTGAATGTGTTTCTTGTCGACCAAAGATGGGAATAGTTTTCTGTAAGTCATAGCTATTAGATCAAATTGCGGCCTTCTTTGAACTTGGTTATTGTTGTATTGTGGATGGGCCTGTTGCTGAGGCCGTTGTTGCGGTTGTGGGGTATTATGTTGAATGTACTGAGGTTGTTGTTGTGTAAATTGTGGTTGTTATTGTCGTTGTTGAACTTATGGTTGAGATTGTTGTAAGAATTGTGGTTGGTAGGCTGGATCTACCGCTGCAACATGTTGTTGTTGATATATCTGCGTTAGTCTTCTGTGTACCACCGCACTGACGTCTTGCTCTTTCTTCTCAGGGAACCCAACTCTGAACTTTCTAACTCCGCTAGATGAACCACCTTCTTTAACCAATCGTACCTCACagacaccttcttcgagacgcatccccatattcaccatgTTAGTGAAGTCACTTGGTGCACTTGCTATCATTCTTTCATAGTAGAAAGAACTTAGAGTCTTCAAGTAGATCTTAGTCATTTCGCTTTCTTCAAGAGGAGGACAAATCTGGGCGGCAACCTCGCGCCATCTTTGTGCATattccttgaaagtttccttgtctCTTTGGGACATAGCTCGGAGTTGATCTCTGTCCGGTGCCATGTCgacattgtatttgtactgccTGATGAAAGTTTCACCTAGATCGTTGAATGTGCGGATATGGGCACTATCCAAGTTCATGTACCACTTGAGAGCGACACCAAacagactatcttgaaagtaTTGAATTAGCAACTGGTGGTTGTCAGTTTGAGTGGACATTTTTCGGGCATACATAGTTAAATGTATCCTCGGACAAGAATcc containing:
- the LOC127078957 gene encoding uncharacterized protein LOC127078957 codes for the protein MQREIEALRGKDLFGNNAHNLCLVPNVKIPVKFKVYDFEKYKGDSCPRIHLTMYARKMSTQTDNHQLLIQYFQDSLFGVALKWYMNLDSAHIRTFNDLGETFIRQYKYNVDMAPDRDQLRAMSQRDKETFKEYAQRWREVAAQICPPLEESEMTKIYLKTLSSFYYERMIASAPSDFTNMVNMGMRLEEGVCEVRLVKEGGSSSGVRKFRVGFPEKKEQDVSAVVHRRLTQIYQQQHVAAVDPAYQPQFLQQSQP